The DNA segment ATACATCAGAACCGATTGTAACTTCCATTGGTAAATATTCTCCTGTCAGAGATGATGTATCCACAAATGATTTACCATCTATTACTTTTCCATCCAGCGGTATTTTTTCACCTGGTTTTACTAAGATGATATCGCCTATATTTACTGTTTCTGGCGGTACCTTTTTTATATTATTTCCAATCTTTAAGTTTGCGTAGTCAGGCCTTATATTCATCAAATCTTTTATTGATTTTCTAGAATTGTCTACAGCGTAATCCTCAATAAGTGTGCCTATTTGATAGAAAAGCATGACGGATACGCCTTCTTCATATTTGCCGATTGCAAAGGCACCTATTGTGGATATGCTCATGAGAAAATTTTCATTAAACAATTGACCTTTCAAGAGTTTTTTGATGGACAGCGTAATTATTTCTCCACCTGAAATAATGTAACTTATGAAAAAGAAGGAGAACTTCACGTATTCTGGAAGTTTAAAAATAACAGGCAGAATGAATAAAATTGCTGCAAATAGTAATTGCTTTATTTTCCATTTAAAGTGGCTGTCTTTGTCTTTTGTGATTTTGCTTTCAGGATCAGAAATATGAATATTTGGTTCAATATCTTTTACAACTTTCTTTATAATTTTGTTTATATCATTTATCTTGTTTATATTTTCCAACTCAACAGTTAATTTTGTATTTATAAGATCTACTTTGGCATTGCATATTCCATCTATCTTTTTTACATCATCTTCTATTTTTGCTGCACATACAACACAGTCTAATCCTTCTAACAGAAATGTCTTCTTTGAGCCTTTCATGCTATTTGCCTCCAACCTTATCCCTTCTTTCATATAAATTTAAGCCAGATAACTGTCATTCTTCTATATGACTAAAACCTTGGTCAAATATCTTTGTGACGTGGTCATCTGCGAGAGAATAGTAAGCGACTTTGCCTTCTTTTCTGTGTTTTACCAGTTTGCTTTGCTTTAATATCCTTAGCTGATGAGATACTGCAGATTGATTCATGCCAAGTGTCGCCGCAATATCGCATACGCACATTTCGGACTTTAACAAAACACACAATATTTTGATTCTTGTGGTATCGCCAAATATTTTAAAAAGTTCGGCAAGGTCATATAATTTTTCTTCTTCAGGCATTAGCTTTTTTACTTTCTCGACAATGTCAGCGTGTATCACAGTTATTTCGCATATATCATCTTTATTGATTTGGTTATTCATAAAAACACCTCAATATATGAATATTTGTTCATACGTTTATTTTATAATTTTCAAAAATAGATGTCAACTCATTTTTTGATTTTCTCAATTATGGTTTAATAAAATGCTGTGGTATAATTGTTGTAGAAAAAAAGGTAGAGGGATAATACATGATGCGCAAGATAATCCATGTAGATATGGATGCTTTTTTTGCATCTGTTGAACAGCATGACAATCCAAAACTTAGAGGAAAGCCTGTCATAGTAGGTGGGCTATCTGGCAGAGGTGTCGTATCTACATGCTCTTATGAAGCGAGAAAATATGGCGTTCATTCGGCGATGCCTATGTATATGGCGAAGACTTTATGTCCACACGGCGTTTTTTTGCCGGTAAGATTTCAGCGGTACAGGGAAGTCTCCGAAAAGGTGTTTGACATACTTTATAGTGTGACAGACATTGTGGAGCCTTTATCCATCGATGAAGCATACCTGGATGTGACTGATATCGACAAAAATCCAGAAGATATTGCCAAGGAAATAAAAGAGAAAGTGTATATGACGACAGGGCTTACTGTGTCTGCAGGCGTTTCATACAATAAATTTCTTGCCAAGATTGCGTCGGATTGGAATAAACCTGATGGGCTCATGGTCATAACTGAAGACATGGTGCCTGACATATTGAGACCATTAAGCGTGTCGAAAGTTTACGGCATTGGGAAAAAATCTTCGGAAAGGCTTAAAAAAATAGGCGTAGAGAAAGTGGATGATTTGCTTAAATTAAGCCAGGATGAGCTTAGGAATATATTTGGAAAGTACGGAAAAGAGATATACGACAGGATAAGAGGCATTGATTCAAGGCCTGTTGAGACTTACAGGGAGACGAAATCAATAGGGAAAGAGACAACTCTTAAAAAAGACACCAGCGATGTAGATTTGCTTTTAAAGTATTTAAGAGGATTTGCCAACATAGTATCATCAGAGCTTAAAAGTGAAGGCCTCTATTGCAGGACTGTAACCGTAAAGATAAAGACTTCAAATTTTATTGTCCACACAAGAAGCCGTACATTAAATGAATACATAGATTTGCCTGATGATATTTATTCTGTTGCTGAGTCTATATTTAAAGAGGCTAAAATAATACAGCCTGTAAGACTTATAGGACTTTCTGTGTCAAATTTAAGTGCCATAAAGATAAAGCAGTTGTCACTTTTTGACTTGGATGTCAAGAGAAATTTAAAGATCGATAAGATAGTGTATGATGTGAATAAGAAGCTTGGAGGACATTTTGTAAAAAGAGGAAGCGATATGTAGGGGGGTCAAAATGGAGAAAACTGAACAGCGATTTAGCCTTCAAAAGGAAATATTGGAGCTGGCATGGCCTTCTATAACTGAACAAATGCTTATAATGATGGTTGGCATGGTATCAACCATATTTGTAGGTCACATAAGTACAGCAGCTATAGCGGCAGTAGGCATGATAAATACTTTGGTGTTTTTCTTTCAATCTATATTTGCAGGGCTGTCTACAGGGTGTACGGTAATCGTTGCAAGGCTGATAGGAGAAGATGACGATGAAAATGCAAAGCTTGCTGTAATGCAGGCGCTTGTAATGTGCATAATCATTTTTATTTTGTTTACCGTTTTCGGATACATCTTTGCTGTCCCGCTGATAAAATTGTTTTTTGGTTCTGTAGCAAAAGATGTATTTGAGCTGGGGCTTATGTACTACAAGATCATTCTTTTAGGCATGCCATTTGTGATAATAGATATTGTATTGGGTGGTGCGCTAAGAGGTGCAGGTGACACCAGGACGCCAATGTACATTACTGCTACCATAAATTTGATAAGCCTAATCTTAAATTCTCTTACAGTCTTTGGCGTAAATGTCGGTGGACATCAGCTTATACCTGCTTTTGGAGTAAAAGGTTCTGCCATGTCTGTTACTATAGCGAGGGTCATAGGCGGTTTTATACAACTTTATGTTCTTTACTTTGGAAAGAGAAGGATCAATTTAAGCATAAAAGACGGAGTGAAGCTTAATTTTCCCATGATGTTAAGAATCGTGAAGGTTGGCGTCCCTGCGTCTTTAGAGCAGCTTATAATGCAAGGCGGATTTTTGATAATGCAGGTTATAGTTTCTACAATGGGTACTGCGTCTATTGCAGTGTACCAAATAGGCATGAATGCCAATGGCCTTGCATTTATGCCTATATTCGGATTTCAACTGGCAGCCACTTCCTTGGTCGGAAGGAGCTTAGGGGCCAGAAAGATGATGTTGGCAGAGACGTACGGAAAACTGTCAAATAAAATAGCTGTGCGGATAATAACAGTCATAGGCATTGCCATGTTTATATTTGCACGTCAGCTTGCTGCGCTTTATTCAACAGATCCTGAAGTCATAAGGATGGGTGCTGTAGTAATAAGGATATTTGCTGCGATTGAACCGATGCTGGCTATAATGAATGTGCTATCTGGTGTTTTAAGGGCAGCAGGGGATCTGGTGTATATAGTCGTGACGGCATTTATAGGGCTTTGGCTTTTCAGGATTGCTATAGGATACGCTTTAGGCAAGTGGATGGGCATGGGCATATATGGCATATGGATAGGAATATGCTTTGACTTCGTCGTTCGTTCTTTCATGTACACTTATAGATTTAAGCAGGGAAAGTGGAAATATCTTATGGTGTAAATAATGGTGTTGCAAATTTGATAAAATAAATTTATTATAAAAGTATAATTAAGCTGGGAGTTGATTTTGTGGATATATTTATTGAAAAACTTGTAAAGAAACAGAGGACATCTAAAGATACGCTTAAAGCTTTGGGACTTATTTTAGCTTCATTGGTAATTGTTTTTTTTATAATACCACTTATACCTTTTGTGAAAGGTTTCCTCATCTTTTTTATCGTTGCCATACCTTTTTTTGCTTACTACGTGATTAAATCGCAAAACATTGAATACGAGTACGCATATACCAACGGTGAGCTGGATGTAGACAGGATAGTGGCTGAAAGCAGGAGGAAAAGACTTTTAAGTGTTGACTGCAAAGACTTTGAAATCGTAGCAAAGGTGTCAAGCGACAAGTATTCAGATGAGTACAGAAAGATACCAAACAAGGTAGAAGCGGTAAGCTCAATGGCATCGCCCGATGTGTACTTTGCTGTCTTTGAAAATGGCGGCAAAAGGACGATTCTCTACTTTGAACCTAATGATAAGATGATAGAAGCCATGTGGAAGTACATACCAAGAAAGTTCTTTAAATAAAACGGAGGAATGTAAATGCCTATAAATATAGTATTGGTTGAACCGGAGATACCACAAAATACGGGTAATATAGCCAGGACTTGTGTCCTTACAGGCTCTAAGCTTCATTTAGTAAAGCCACTTGGATTTTCTTTAAATGAGAAGTATTTAAAAAGATCTGGACTTGATTATTGGCCATACCTTGACTTAAAGGTGTACGAAAATTTAGAGGAGTTTTTAGAGTCTACAAAAGGATGTAAATATTATTTAGCTACGACGAAAGGCAAACACTTTTATCACGAAGTAGTGTATGAAGACGAGTCATACATCCTTTTCGGGAAAGAATCAGCAGGACTTCCTCAGTGGCTGAGGGAGAAGTACGAAGATGACTGCATAAGGATACCTATGAACGAGGTAAAAGCAGAAAGGTCTTTAAATTTGTCAAATTCTGTGGCAATTGTGGTTTACGAGGCATTAAAACAATTAGGTTTTCCAAATATGTATTGATAAAGAGTGCAGCTAAAATCAGTGTTTCTTTATTAAGCAGCTTAGTTGTACGGATCAAGATATTATTAATGCAGGTGGACTAATTTTTGAACAGTTCGCCTGCATACTTTATTTAATTTCTTTTATACACCTTTTAATCTTGCTTAAGAAAGTTTACAAATATTTTTGGCTGCATTATATGTTGCTGGTTACAGCACTTATATTGATTTTAGTTGCATCAATTATAGGAAGGCATTAAAAGATGTTCGAGCACAGGAACTTAAGATTGTCTGTAAAAGTTTGTTGTTAATTATTGCCTGTTGCGGTATACTTACAGTAAGAGATACCAATTGCAAGGTGGTGTTATGATGGCTGATAATAAATTGATATACGCAATTGAAGAGAGAATAGGACAGCCTGATTTGTTTACCGGAAGAAAGGAAGAGCTGTCTTATTTTGAAAGATGGGCAGACGAGATATCTATGAAATTATCAAGATCAACAGCACTGCTGTCAAGAGGGAAAAAAGGAAAAACAGCACTTGTGGAAAGGCTTTACAATATCATATACACAAAAAATGGACCTTTAGTGCCATTTTATTTTGAAGTAAAGGAAGGCAGCAAATGGATCGTTGACTTTGCTTTAAGCTTTTATACGTCTTTCATATCTCAATATCTTGGTTTTAAACTAAGGGATGTAAGCTTATGCCGTACAATAAAAAGCCTTGATGAGTTAAATGAAATTGCATTGAAAAACGGATATAAAGCCATTTCAGATAACATAAAGCTATTTAAAGATGCGTTAAAAGATAAAGATATGGTTGATACGATTTGGAATAATGCTCAATCGGCACCGCATAGAATTGCAAGCGTGACAGGTGATTACATAGTACAGATAATCGATGAATTTCAATTTATGAATAGTGAAATATACTGGGATACTGGAAAAACAAGAGTAGCTAATGATCTTGCAGGAACATATTTGTCGTTGGCAGAATCAAAAGTTGCGCCAATGCTTGTAACGGGAAGCTGGGTAAGCTGGCTTAAGAACATAATAAGAGGTCAATTGCCAGGAAGATTTATAGAGACAGAGCTTAATAATTTAAAAGAAGAAGAAGGACTTGAAGCAATATACAATTACAGCATAATAACAGGCGTTCCCGTGTCAGATGATGTGGCATTGTATCTAAACAAATTAGTAAACTCAGATCCATTTTATATAAGTGCAATAATACGAAGCATATACAAAGACAAAGATTTAACTACTATTGACGGGCTTATGAAAACACTGGATTTTGAATTAAGGCGTGGCAGCATATACGGAACATGGATGGAATACATAACTCGAACATTAAGCACGGTGAATGATAAAAATGCAAAGAAAATAGTTTTGTTTTTGTCAAAAAATAGAGAGAAAGAGTGGACGCGGCAAGAGATAATAGCTAAGTGCAATTTGCCGTATGATGACAGAG comes from the Thermoanaerobacterium aotearoense genome and includes:
- a CDS encoding ArsR/SmtB family transcription factor, translating into MNNQINKDDICEITVIHADIVEKVKKLMPEEEKLYDLAELFKIFGDTTRIKILCVLLKSEMCVCDIAATLGMNQSAVSHQLRILKQSKLVKHRKEGKVAYYSLADDHVTKIFDQGFSHIEE
- a CDS encoding DNA polymerase IV, producing MMRKIIHVDMDAFFASVEQHDNPKLRGKPVIVGGLSGRGVVSTCSYEARKYGVHSAMPMYMAKTLCPHGVFLPVRFQRYREVSEKVFDILYSVTDIVEPLSIDEAYLDVTDIDKNPEDIAKEIKEKVYMTTGLTVSAGVSYNKFLAKIASDWNKPDGLMVITEDMVPDILRPLSVSKVYGIGKKSSERLKKIGVEKVDDLLKLSQDELRNIFGKYGKEIYDRIRGIDSRPVETYRETKSIGKETTLKKDTSDVDLLLKYLRGFANIVSSELKSEGLYCRTVTVKIKTSNFIVHTRSRTLNEYIDLPDDIYSVAESIFKEAKIIQPVRLIGLSVSNLSAIKIKQLSLFDLDVKRNLKIDKIVYDVNKKLGGHFVKRGSDM
- a CDS encoding MATE family efflux transporter, which translates into the protein MEKTEQRFSLQKEILELAWPSITEQMLIMMVGMVSTIFVGHISTAAIAAVGMINTLVFFFQSIFAGLSTGCTVIVARLIGEDDDENAKLAVMQALVMCIIIFILFTVFGYIFAVPLIKLFFGSVAKDVFELGLMYYKIILLGMPFVIIDIVLGGALRGAGDTRTPMYITATINLISLILNSLTVFGVNVGGHQLIPAFGVKGSAMSVTIARVIGGFIQLYVLYFGKRRINLSIKDGVKLNFPMMLRIVKVGVPASLEQLIMQGGFLIMQVIVSTMGTASIAVYQIGMNANGLAFMPIFGFQLAATSLVGRSLGARKMMLAETYGKLSNKIAVRIITVIGIAMFIFARQLAALYSTDPEVIRMGAVVIRIFAAIEPMLAIMNVLSGVLRAAGDLVYIVVTAFIGLWLFRIAIGYALGKWMGMGIYGIWIGICFDFVVRSFMYTYRFKQGKWKYLMV
- a CDS encoding DUF6106 family protein — translated: MDIFIEKLVKKQRTSKDTLKALGLILASLVIVFFIIPLIPFVKGFLIFFIVAIPFFAYYVIKSQNIEYEYAYTNGELDVDRIVAESRRKRLLSVDCKDFEIVAKVSSDKYSDEYRKIPNKVEAVSSMASPDVYFAVFENGGKRTILYFEPNDKMIEAMWKYIPRKFFK
- the trmL gene encoding tRNA (uridine(34)/cytosine(34)/5-carboxymethylaminomethyluridine(34)-2'-O)-methyltransferase TrmL, whose protein sequence is MPINIVLVEPEIPQNTGNIARTCVLTGSKLHLVKPLGFSLNEKYLKRSGLDYWPYLDLKVYENLEEFLESTKGCKYYLATTKGKHFYHEVVYEDESYILFGKESAGLPQWLREKYEDDCIRIPMNEVKAERSLNLSNSVAIVVYEALKQLGFPNMY
- a CDS encoding restriction endonuclease gives rise to the protein MADNKLIYAIEERIGQPDLFTGRKEELSYFERWADEISMKLSRSTALLSRGKKGKTALVERLYNIIYTKNGPLVPFYFEVKEGSKWIVDFALSFYTSFISQYLGFKLRDVSLCRTIKSLDELNEIALKNGYKAISDNIKLFKDALKDKDMVDTIWNNAQSAPHRIASVTGDYIVQIIDEFQFMNSEIYWDTGKTRVANDLAGTYLSLAESKVAPMLVTGSWVSWLKNIIRGQLPGRFIETELNNLKEEEGLEAIYNYSIITGVPVSDDVALYLNKLVNSDPFYISAIIRSIYKDKDLTTIDGLMKTLDFELRRGSIYGTWMEYITRTLSTVNDKNAKKIVLFLSKNREKEWTRQEIIAKCNLPYDDREAENKLQMLIKGDLISEGSTSIRYKGMTDDIFYKVFRYKYEEEIENFPLEKILDEEREKELMQIEALQKEIKSLKGREKYYKGHILEYVLMKYLKFEQYKKENAALKDKIYNPIQGAEFTRYQEVKPYKVMLEGGREHEIDIWAKSYEEGKDLFIEVKSWEKPISKNDAEKFVKTVRDMKTLGIKGYFIYYSINGFEDDAKKYLDDNGIMYADKKSWAIV